The following proteins come from a genomic window of Paucimonas lemoignei:
- a CDS encoding short chain dehydrogenase/reductase family protein, translating to MNYLDSKTAIVTGASSGIGAATARALAAQGVNVVAAALDQDALDALVGELRAAGHQASACVTDVTQPDQTLALAQFAKRTYGSVDILVNNAGLMLFSNWVDVATQDWNAMIDVNIKGYLNAIAAVLPFMVEQKSGQILNMDSVAGHQVGPAAGVYSATKFFVQAMTESMRKELGVQHGIRVNTVSPGVINTGWADKVTDPEGRKAAKALNEIAIAPEDISRAVIYSLNQPANVTVNDLIISPTRQDW from the coding sequence ATGAACTACCTCGACAGCAAAACAGCCATCGTCACCGGCGCTTCTTCAGGCATTGGTGCTGCAACCGCAAGAGCGCTGGCCGCTCAGGGCGTCAACGTCGTCGCCGCGGCTCTGGATCAAGACGCCCTTGATGCACTGGTTGGCGAATTACGCGCTGCAGGTCATCAAGCTTCGGCCTGTGTGACGGATGTCACCCAACCGGATCAGACACTGGCCCTCGCGCAGTTTGCCAAGCGCACCTATGGCTCAGTGGACATCCTGGTCAACAACGCCGGTCTGATGCTGTTCTCCAACTGGGTCGATGTTGCGACTCAGGACTGGAATGCGATGATCGACGTCAACATCAAGGGCTACCTCAATGCCATCGCCGCCGTTCTTCCCTTTATGGTCGAGCAGAAATCCGGGCAGATCCTGAACATGGACTCGGTCGCAGGCCATCAGGTCGGGCCAGCAGCCGGTGTTTACAGTGCCACCAAATTCTTTGTGCAGGCGATGACCGAATCGATGCGCAAAGAACTGGGCGTGCAGCACGGGATTCGGGTCAATACCGTGAGCCCCGGAGTGATCAACACCGGTTGGGCCGACAAGGTTACCGACCCCGAAGGCCGCAAGGCAGCCAAGGCACTGAACGAAATCGCCATCGCGCCTGAGGACATCAGCCGCGCCGTGATCTATTCGCTCAATCAGCCGGCCAACGTCACCGTCAACGACCTGATCATTTCCCCAACCCGTCAGGATTGGTGA
- the nemA_1 gene encoding NADH:flavin oxidoreductase / NADH oxidase family protein, which yields MNDLNQTTDLFSPVRMGAIALANRIVMAPVTRSRYDEDGVPNALHATYYAQRASAGLIVAEATNISAQGRGYAATPGIWSDEQVAGWRQVTDAVHAAGGKIVSQLWHVGRFSSVDLQPNGEAPVAPSALQAQGNTYTVDGFVPVSMPRALETDEIPGIIAQYKHAAENAKRAGFDGVEVHSANSYLLDQFLRDSTNQRTDQYGGSIENRARLTLEVTQAIVDIWGSDRVGIRLSPVTPDAGNTAPDSNVRGLHGYLIQQLNTLYLAYLHFVEGATATSREVPAGVDLDALSAQFQGPFIGNNNYDLDMAIERRAQGRIDAVAFGRLFISNPDLVARLRHGAELTIAPRESYYGGGAKGYTDWPLGDY from the coding sequence ATGAACGATCTCAATCAAACCACCGACCTGTTTTCCCCCGTGCGAATGGGCGCCATCGCGCTGGCAAACCGCATCGTCATGGCACCCGTCACCCGCAGCCGTTATGACGAAGACGGCGTGCCCAATGCATTGCACGCCACTTATTACGCGCAGCGCGCCAGCGCTGGATTGATTGTCGCCGAGGCCACCAACATTTCGGCTCAAGGCCGTGGCTATGCGGCAACGCCGGGTATCTGGAGCGACGAACAGGTCGCGGGCTGGCGCCAGGTGACGGACGCCGTGCACGCCGCAGGCGGCAAGATTGTCAGCCAGCTGTGGCACGTCGGACGTTTCTCCAGTGTCGATCTGCAACCCAATGGCGAGGCACCGGTTGCGCCATCAGCCCTCCAGGCGCAGGGCAACACCTACACGGTTGATGGCTTCGTACCCGTCTCCATGCCTCGCGCTCTGGAGACCGATGAAATCCCCGGCATCATCGCGCAGTACAAACACGCCGCCGAAAATGCCAAACGGGCGGGTTTTGATGGCGTTGAAGTCCACTCGGCCAACAGCTATCTGCTGGATCAGTTCCTGCGCGACTCCACCAATCAGCGGACCGATCAGTACGGCGGCTCGATTGAAAACCGCGCCCGCCTGACCCTGGAAGTGACGCAGGCCATCGTCGACATCTGGGGCAGCGACCGGGTCGGAATCCGCCTGTCACCGGTGACTCCCGATGCCGGCAACACAGCGCCGGACAGCAACGTCAGGGGCTTGCATGGCTACTTGATCCAGCAACTCAACACACTGTACCTGGCCTACCTGCACTTCGTCGAAGGCGCGACGGCCACCTCTCGCGAGGTGCCAGCGGGTGTCGATCTGGACGCGCTGAGTGCGCAGTTCCAAGGCCCCTTTATCGGCAATAACAACTACGACCTGGACATGGCCATCGAGCGTCGAGCGCAGGGCAGGATCGACGCCGTGGCGTTCGGCCGCCTGTTCATCTCCAACCCCGACCTGGTGGCTCGGTTGCGTCACGGCGCAGAACTGACCATCGCGCCCCGTGAGTCGTACTACGGCGGCGGCGCGAAAGGCTACACCGACTGGCCACTGGGCGACTACTGA
- a CDS encoding Polyketide cyclase / dehydrase and lipid transport → MATVEYNELIDNPADQAWKVLRQFGGIAQWHPGITRSQIEGELADDTVGAIRRLELADGGIIRERLLSLSDSGRTLSYTFEQSPLPLDNYQAQVKVVQTATASQCAVHWSATFDVRDPGADAHYETLITGLIVDGHLGLVRMLQQ, encoded by the coding sequence ATGGCAACCGTTGAATACAACGAGCTGATTGATAACCCCGCAGATCAGGCGTGGAAGGTGCTCAGACAATTCGGCGGCATCGCCCAATGGCACCCGGGAATCACCCGAAGCCAGATCGAAGGTGAACTGGCTGACGATACAGTCGGTGCAATCCGGCGGCTTGAGCTTGCCGACGGTGGCATTATTCGTGAGCGACTCTTGTCTTTGAGCGACAGCGGCCGGACGCTCTCGTACACATTTGAGCAATCCCCTCTGCCCCTCGATAACTATCAGGCGCAGGTCAAGGTGGTCCAGACCGCCACAGCGTCACAGTGCGCGGTGCACTGGAGCGCGACCTTCGATGTTCGGGACCCAGGCGCCGACGCTCATTACGAAACGCTCATCACAGGGCTGATTGTCGACGGGCACTTGGGCTTGGTCCGCATGCTCCAACAGTGA
- the proP_7 gene encoding general substrate transporter, with amino-acid sequence MSRVLSESPNVSVIDGAAETPASATDSTLIAKRAAMASATGTAVEYYEFSIYGYMATIIAPLFFPGDNPAAALLATLAVFGIAFVIRPVGGIVLGRLADRIGRRKVLLSTVIGMGTATALIGILPTTAQIGLAAPILLVLLRLSQGFFAGGEVVGAAAFVAESSPNGRRGFFGSFTPLGVAVGGATGAIVCGITTGLLSAEQLQAWGWRIPFFLSIPLVAFSFYMRHNVEETPEFKAFLAKDKPPVAPVREVFSKNLPSLLRVIVFASAQNAGYFIGMVFMNIYLTTYLHFDKSKVYWVIAIISLCMAAMMPFWGGLSDRIGRKKALSIGFLGYAILVVPMMMIMDSGSLWIAALAMFVATLPMPIVQSVGYPTYAEQFPTRVRYTAMAISINLGAILGGGITPYVVTSIITKTGNLLVPGYFMAGAAVCALLAILTLRETSKGDLLR; translated from the coding sequence ATGTCTCGTGTTCTATCTGAAAGTCCAAACGTCTCGGTCATTGATGGTGCGGCTGAAACACCGGCTTCGGCAACTGATTCGACACTGATCGCCAAGCGCGCCGCCATGGCGTCTGCCACGGGCACGGCCGTGGAATATTATGAATTCAGTATCTACGGCTATATGGCGACCATTATTGCGCCGCTGTTTTTCCCCGGTGACAACCCGGCCGCGGCCCTGCTGGCAACCCTGGCAGTGTTCGGCATCGCCTTTGTCATCCGCCCCGTTGGCGGCATAGTGCTCGGCCGCCTGGCTGATCGTATCGGCCGGCGCAAGGTGCTGCTCAGCACGGTCATTGGCATGGGCACCGCAACGGCGTTGATCGGCATCCTACCCACAACGGCACAGATTGGACTGGCCGCACCGATTCTGCTGGTGCTGTTGAGGCTGTCCCAGGGTTTCTTCGCCGGTGGCGAGGTGGTGGGCGCAGCCGCGTTTGTGGCGGAGTCTTCCCCCAATGGCCGCCGCGGTTTTTTCGGCTCGTTCACTCCGCTCGGGGTGGCAGTGGGTGGCGCCACGGGCGCTATCGTTTGCGGGATCACCACCGGGCTGCTCAGTGCCGAACAACTGCAGGCATGGGGCTGGCGCATCCCGTTCTTCCTGTCAATTCCACTGGTGGCTTTCTCGTTTTACATGCGCCACAACGTTGAAGAAACGCCTGAGTTCAAAGCCTTCCTGGCCAAGGACAAACCTCCTGTCGCGCCTGTCCGGGAAGTGTTCAGCAAAAACCTGCCTTCGCTGCTTCGGGTGATCGTGTTCGCCTCCGCGCAGAATGCCGGGTATTTCATCGGCATGGTGTTCATGAACATCTACCTGACGACGTATCTGCACTTCGACAAGTCCAAGGTGTACTGGGTGATTGCAATCATCAGCCTGTGCATGGCGGCGATGATGCCGTTCTGGGGTGGCCTGTCAGACCGCATCGGCCGCAAGAAAGCGTTAAGCATCGGCTTTCTGGGCTACGCCATTCTGGTGGTGCCCATGATGATGATCATGGACAGCGGCAGCCTGTGGATTGCGGCATTGGCGATGTTCGTCGCAACCCTGCCCATGCCGATCGTGCAATCGGTGGGCTACCCCACTTACGCGGAACAGTTTCCCACCCGTGTGCGTTATACCGCGATGGCCATCAGCATTAACCTGGGCGCCATCCTGGGCGGCGGCATCACGCCGTACGTTGTCACTTCGATCATCACCAAAACCGGAAACCTGCTGGTCCCTGGCTACTTCATGGCCGGGGCGGCCGTCTGCGCGCTGCTCGCGATACTGACACTGCGCGAAACCTCCAAAGGCGACCTGCTTCGGTAG
- the accB_2 gene encoding acetyl-CoA carboxylase biotin carboxyl carrier protein subunit, with the protein MDIEKIKQLVKLLETSSLAEVDLKEGSNRIRLRRSPEPPANQNANVQAPTANSINAPHTPLVEPKLPGTVVGAPLVGVFYRKASATSPAFVEIGQRVEKGDVLCIVEAMKMMNNVEATCAGVIEAVMVEDGQPVEYDQPLFTIV; encoded by the coding sequence ATGGATATCGAAAAAATAAAACAACTGGTCAAGTTGCTTGAAACCTCCAGCCTTGCAGAAGTTGATCTCAAGGAAGGCAGCAATCGCATACGCCTGCGTCGCTCGCCCGAACCGCCAGCCAATCAGAACGCAAACGTTCAGGCGCCCACAGCCAATTCGATAAACGCGCCGCACACCCCGCTCGTGGAACCGAAACTGCCAGGCACCGTTGTGGGCGCTCCCTTGGTCGGCGTCTTTTATCGCAAGGCATCGGCAACGTCGCCTGCGTTTGTCGAGATTGGCCAGCGTGTGGAAAAAGGTGATGTGTTGTGCATCGTTGAAGCCATGAAAATGATGAACAACGTAGAGGCCACCTGCGCCGGTGTGATCGAAGCGGTGATGGTCGAGGACGGTCAGCCCGTTGAATACGACCAGCCGTTATTCACTATTGTTTGA
- the nemR_2 gene encoding regulatory protein, TetR, with protein MKKPAQDMRQHIIDVARSLMTHKGYTAVGLAEVLNTAGVPKGSFYYYFKSKEEFGQALLEEYFSEYLTRVDALMARPGTGAERLLAYFRYWQETQGTDLPEGKCLVVKLGAEVCDLSEDMRGVIERGTAKIIQRITACVERGAADGSVHPDGNNEAFAESLYQLWLGASLMVKVNKSTESFDKALNMTQRLLR; from the coding sequence ATGAAGAAACCAGCTCAAGACATGCGTCAGCACATCATCGATGTGGCTCGCTCGCTAATGACCCATAAAGGCTATACCGCCGTCGGCCTTGCCGAAGTGTTGAATACGGCGGGCGTGCCCAAAGGTTCGTTCTACTACTACTTCAAGTCCAAGGAAGAATTCGGTCAGGCGCTGCTTGAGGAATACTTCAGCGAGTACCTGACCCGCGTGGACGCCTTGATGGCCCGCCCCGGCACGGGTGCCGAACGGCTGTTGGCGTATTTCCGCTACTGGCAGGAGACACAGGGAACTGATCTTCCCGAGGGCAAGTGCCTGGTGGTCAAGCTCGGTGCCGAAGTGTGCGACCTGTCCGAGGATATGCGTGGCGTCATTGAAAGGGGTACGGCAAAAATCATTCAGCGCATCACCGCCTGTGTGGAGAGGGGCGCAGCCGATGGCAGCGTTCACCCCGACGGCAACAACGAGGCGTTTGCGGAGTCGCTCTATCAGCTCTGGCTGGGCGCTTCCCTGATGGTGAAGGTCAACAAGTCCACCGAGTCTTTTGATAAAGCCCTGAACATGACCCAACGCCTGCTTCGGTAG
- a CDS encoding extracellular solute-binding protein yields MKALNPLSLSAALGSAVLLSAVCSFSAVAGLLEKGRADGLTAGIANEQPYAYIGTDGKATGANVEVLKAVLGPLGINKIETPITDFGSLVPGLAAGRFDLIGAGLFINPARCKVIGYSNPVTRSGGAFLVKAGNPLKLHSLKDVATHGKARLATQPGSNQVQEAKDSGVATANVVLFDKDTEALAALQAGRVDVVYFPDAEIISLVKKVNDPAIERALPFEQIPDAQGKPTWNYHAYGLPKNDPVFIAAFNEQLAKLRASGELLKILQKYGYTENELAPADVTAEQRCSL; encoded by the coding sequence ATGAAAGCCCTGAACCCGTTGTCGTTGTCCGCTGCACTTGGATCCGCCGTGCTGTTGAGCGCGGTCTGTTCGTTCTCCGCCGTGGCCGGGCTTCTGGAAAAAGGTCGCGCCGACGGCCTGACGGCAGGCATCGCCAATGAACAGCCTTACGCTTACATCGGCACCGATGGCAAAGCGACTGGCGCCAACGTCGAAGTCCTGAAAGCCGTTCTAGGCCCGCTGGGCATCAACAAGATTGAAACCCCGATCACCGACTTCGGCTCTCTGGTACCGGGGCTGGCGGCCGGGCGCTTCGATCTGATCGGCGCCGGTCTGTTCATCAACCCGGCGCGCTGCAAGGTCATCGGCTACTCAAACCCGGTCACTCGCTCCGGCGGCGCATTTCTGGTCAAGGCCGGTAACCCGCTGAAGCTGCACAGCCTCAAGGACGTCGCCACACACGGCAAGGCACGCCTGGCCACACAACCTGGCAGTAATCAGGTCCAGGAAGCCAAGGACAGCGGCGTCGCCACCGCCAACGTCGTGCTGTTCGATAAAGACACCGAAGCCCTCGCCGCACTGCAGGCCGGCCGGGTTGACGTGGTGTACTTCCCCGACGCCGAGATCATCAGCCTGGTGAAAAAGGTCAATGACCCGGCCATCGAGCGAGCATTGCCCTTCGAGCAGATCCCAGACGCGCAAGGCAAACCGACCTGGAATTACCACGCTTATGGGCTGCCGAAAAACGACCCGGTCTTCATCGCCGCCTTCAACGAACAACTGGCCAAATTGCGTGCTTCCGGTGAGCTGCTCAAGATCCTGCAAAAGTACGGCTACACCGAAAATGAACTGGCACCCGCCGACGTGACTGCCGAGCAGCGCTGCAGCCTTTGA
- the msrA_2 gene encoding methionine sulfoxide reductase A — MTSQTETAILAGGCFWGMQDLLRRYPGVLSTRVGYTGGEVPNATYRNHGNHAEAIEITFDPAVISYRQILEFFFQIHDPSTANRQGNDLGPSYRSAIYYLSEQQRDVAEDTAADVDASGLWPGRVVTEIEPAGPFWEAEPEHQDYLERIPNGYTCHFIRPNWKLPKRA; from the coding sequence ATGACCAGCCAAACCGAAACCGCCATTCTTGCCGGCGGATGCTTCTGGGGCATGCAGGACCTGTTGCGCCGCTACCCGGGCGTGCTGAGCACCCGAGTCGGTTACACCGGTGGCGAGGTGCCTAATGCCACTTACCGTAACCACGGCAACCATGCCGAAGCCATCGAAATCACCTTCGACCCTGCCGTGATCAGCTACCGGCAGATCCTCGAGTTCTTTTTCCAGATCCACGACCCGAGCACGGCCAATCGCCAGGGCAATGACCTGGGCCCCAGCTATCGTTCGGCCATCTATTACCTCAGCGAACAGCAGCGTGATGTGGCCGAAGACACGGCCGCCGATGTCGACGCCTCAGGTTTGTGGCCAGGCCGCGTGGTGACGGAAATCGAACCCGCCGGGCCGTTCTGGGAGGCTGAACCGGAACATCAGGACTACCTGGAACGCATTCCCAACGGCTACACGTGCCACTTCATTCGCCCGAACTGGAAGTTGCCGAAGCGCGCTTGA
- the yecS_7 gene encoding amino acid ABC transporter permease, whose translation MNFDYAFAWSILPELFMGLLVTLQVVVLGFLLAVLVGLVLAIAQRSSHRWLYRLSAGYLSFFRHTPLMVQLYVLFFALPLAGITLPAISTGVIGLGLYYGAYIAEAYRGAIKGVPRGQWEAARALDFDTMTTWQRIVLPQALKPMLPILGNYLIGMFKETPLLAVITIPELFQAAKQIAGMSYRYTEPYTVMALMFLAISVPTSLLFKFLERRRHV comes from the coding sequence ATGAATTTCGATTACGCCTTCGCCTGGTCCATCCTGCCGGAGCTGTTCATGGGCCTGCTGGTCACCCTGCAAGTGGTGGTGCTGGGCTTTCTGCTGGCCGTGCTGGTCGGGCTGGTGTTGGCCATTGCCCAGCGCTCCAGCCACCGATGGCTTTACCGGCTGAGTGCGGGTTACCTGAGCTTCTTTCGCCACACGCCCCTGATGGTGCAGCTGTACGTACTGTTTTTCGCCCTGCCCCTGGCGGGCATCACCCTGCCCGCCATTTCAACCGGCGTGATCGGCCTGGGCCTTTACTACGGCGCCTACATTGCCGAGGCCTATCGCGGCGCCATCAAAGGTGTGCCGAGAGGCCAATGGGAAGCGGCGCGCGCGCTGGACTTCGACACGATGACGACCTGGCAGCGCATCGTGCTGCCCCAGGCGCTCAAGCCCATGCTGCCGATTCTGGGCAACTACCTGATCGGCATGTTCAAAGAGACGCCGCTGCTGGCGGTGATCACCATTCCTGAGCTGTTCCAGGCCGCCAAACAGATCGCCGGCATGAGCTATCGCTATACCGAGCCGTACACGGTGATGGCGCTGATGTTCCTGGCGATCAGCGTGCCGACTTCCCTGCTCTTCAAATTTCTCGAAAGGCGCCGTCATGTCTAA
- a CDS encoding Putative NADH-flavin reductase, whose translation MSNVFVIGAAGKVGQRLIKILSDNGHGVVALHRKPEQSQLISATGATPLLDNLTELDASELATAMAGSDVVVFTAGAGGAGIELTNAIDGQGLQTSVAAAELAGVHRFLLVSAFPEALRGTDTSEGFENYMRVKKAADVHLASSGLDWVILRPGTLVDSPGTSAVRAGLAIPYGEIPRDDVAALLAALVERPAITRQIIEVVQGDTPIDEALDTFDRSSTTRPL comes from the coding sequence ATGTCCAACGTATTCGTCATCGGCGCTGCTGGCAAAGTAGGCCAGCGCCTCATCAAGATCCTCAGCGACAACGGGCACGGTGTGGTTGCCCTGCATCGCAAGCCAGAGCAGTCACAGCTGATCAGTGCGACCGGGGCCACACCGCTGCTGGATAACCTCACCGAGCTGGACGCTTCTGAACTCGCGACCGCCATGGCGGGTAGCGACGTGGTGGTGTTCACCGCCGGAGCGGGCGGCGCCGGTATCGAGTTGACCAACGCCATTGATGGCCAAGGGTTGCAAACCTCGGTCGCCGCCGCTGAGTTGGCCGGTGTGCATCGCTTCCTGTTGGTCTCAGCCTTTCCGGAAGCACTGCGCGGCACCGACACCAGCGAGGGCTTCGAGAACTACATGCGCGTGAAGAAAGCCGCCGATGTGCACCTGGCATCGTCTGGACTGGACTGGGTGATCCTCAGGCCCGGCACCCTGGTCGACAGCCCTGGCACGTCGGCAGTTCGAGCGGGGCTGGCGATTCCTTACGGCGAAATCCCTCGTGATGATGTAGCTGCCTTGCTGGCGGCACTAGTGGAACGCCCGGCTATCACCCGCCAGATCATTGAAGTGGTCCAGGGCGACACCCCTATCGATGAGGCATTGGATACATTCGACCGCTCATCAACAACGAGGCCTTTATAA
- the yecS_6 gene encoding amino acid ABC transporter permease, whose product MFFDPATVDTAGFIARQLASGALLTLQITLLAQVVVVVMSFVIALMRLSPWRALRWIATVYVEILRGISALVLLFYLFFILPLFGISLSPMTTGVLGLGLTFSAYGSEIVRSALVNVSSGQRDAVKALDFDSLTALRRIILPQALPLMLPPMGNQLVELLKTTSLVSLISLSDLTFSGAQVITTLGQQTLIWCIVLVCYFLMAWPLSWLVRRYERHVTAWRQETSS is encoded by the coding sequence ATGTTTTTTGATCCTGCTACGGTCGACACCGCGGGCTTCATCGCCCGCCAGTTAGCCTCCGGCGCCCTGTTGACGCTGCAAATCACCCTGCTCGCGCAAGTCGTGGTGGTAGTGATGTCGTTCGTCATTGCCTTGATGCGCCTGTCGCCCTGGCGCGCACTGCGCTGGATTGCCACGGTGTACGTCGAAATCCTGCGCGGCATCTCGGCGCTGGTCCTGCTGTTTTATCTGTTTTTCATCCTGCCGCTGTTCGGCATCAGCCTGTCGCCCATGACCACCGGCGTGCTTGGCCTGGGCCTGACCTTCTCGGCCTACGGTTCGGAAATCGTGCGTTCGGCGCTGGTCAACGTCAGCAGTGGCCAGCGCGATGCCGTCAAGGCGCTGGACTTTGATTCGCTCACCGCCCTGCGCCGGATTATCTTGCCGCAAGCCCTGCCCTTGATGCTGCCGCCCATGGGCAATCAACTGGTGGAACTGCTCAAGACCACCTCGCTGGTTTCACTGATCAGCCTCAGCGACCTCACGTTTTCGGGCGCGCAGGTGATCACCACCCTGGGCCAGCAAACGCTGATCTGGTGCATCGTGCTGGTGTGTTATTTCCTCATGGCCTGGCCCTTGAGCTGGCTGGTGCGCCGCTATGAGCGCCACGTCACGGCCTGGCGCCAGGAGACGTCGTCATGA
- the accC_3 gene encoding acetyl-CoA carboxylase biotin carboxylase subunit — protein sequence MSEEPRLLKVLIANRGEIALRILRACKELGIKTVAVHSTADRELMHLGLADETVCIGPAPANLSYLNIPAIISAAELTGATAIHPGYGFLAENADFAEQVEKSGFAFIGPKAETIRLMGDKVSAKDAMKRANVPTVPGSDGPLPEDEETALRIGREVGYPVIIKAAGGGGGRGMRVVHKEEDLIEAAKQTRAEAAAWFSNPMVYLEKYLTNPRHVEVQVISDGQGQAIHLGDRDCSLQRRHQKVLEEAPAPFIDEQARKDVFAACVKACVDIGYRGAGTFEFLYENGRFYFIEMNTRVQVEHPVSEMVTGIDIVKEMLSIAAGNKLSFTQDDVVIHGHSLECRINAEDPKTFIPSPGLVKHFHAPGGNGVRVDSHLYSGYKVPSNYDSLIGKLITWGATRDEAMARMRNALDEIVVDGIKTNIPLHRDLTRDEGFCEGGVNIHYLEHKLAGQS from the coding sequence ATGAGTGAAGAACCCCGATTACTGAAGGTCCTGATCGCCAACCGCGGCGAAATCGCCTTGCGCATCTTGCGTGCCTGTAAAGAACTGGGCATCAAGACCGTCGCGGTCCATTCCACGGCAGACCGTGAGCTGATGCACCTGGGCCTGGCAGACGAAACCGTCTGCATCGGCCCGGCGCCAGCCAACCTGTCGTACCTGAACATTCCGGCCATTATTTCGGCTGCTGAACTGACCGGCGCCACGGCGATTCACCCGGGCTACGGCTTCCTGGCGGAAAACGCCGACTTTGCCGAACAGGTAGAGAAATCCGGCTTCGCCTTCATCGGCCCCAAAGCTGAAACCATCCGCCTGATGGGCGACAAGGTGTCGGCCAAGGACGCCATGAAGCGCGCCAACGTGCCAACGGTTCCAGGTTCTGACGGCCCACTGCCGGAAGATGAAGAAACCGCCCTGCGCATCGGCCGTGAAGTCGGCTACCCGGTGATCATCAAAGCCGCTGGCGGCGGCGGTGGTCGCGGCATGCGCGTTGTGCACAAGGAAGAAGACTTGATCGAAGCGGCCAAGCAGACTCGCGCTGAAGCGGCTGCCTGGTTCAGCAACCCGATGGTCTACCTGGAAAAATACCTGACCAACCCACGTCACGTGGAAGTCCAGGTCATTTCCGACGGCCAGGGCCAGGCGATTCACCTGGGCGACCGCGATTGCTCGCTGCAACGTCGTCACCAGAAAGTGCTGGAAGAAGCGCCAGCACCGTTCATCGACGAACAAGCCCGCAAAGACGTGTTCGCCGCTTGCGTAAAAGCCTGCGTGGACATCGGCTACCGTGGCGCTGGCACGTTCGAGTTCCTGTACGAGAACGGCCGTTTCTACTTCATCGAGATGAACACTCGCGTTCAGGTAGAGCACCCGGTTTCGGAAATGGTCACCGGTATCGACATCGTCAAGGAGATGCTCAGCATCGCCGCCGGCAACAAACTGTCGTTTACCCAGGATGACGTCGTCATTCACGGGCACTCGCTGGAATGCCGGATCAACGCTGAAGACCCGAAAACCTTCATCCCGAGCCCAGGCCTGGTCAAGCACTTCCACGCGCCAGGCGGTAACGGCGTGCGGGTCGACTCGCACCTGTACAGCGGCTACAAGGTTCCGTCCAACTATGACTCGCTGATCGGCAAGCTGATCACCTGGGGCGCGACCCGCGACGAGGCCATGGCCCGTATGCGCAATGCCCTGGACGAAATCGTGGTCGACGGCATCAAGACCAACATCCCGCTGCACCGAGATCTGACGCGAGATGAAGGCTTCTGCGAAGGCGGCGTCAACATCCATTACCTGGAACACAAACTGGCAGGACAGTCGTAG
- a CDS encoding Putative lumazine-binding: protein MSKNIKAVPTRDYNAVIATASQYVEGLRTGHVASLEQAFHKDAVMYGFTNGQLLGGPISNLYTFVDTNGSAPDIETRLDVLAITPTTAVVRVDMEKDAIGADYNDYLTLIKIDGAWKVIAKVYHQFEG, encoded by the coding sequence ATGAGCAAGAACATCAAAGCCGTCCCGACCCGCGATTACAACGCCGTCATCGCGACCGCCAGCCAATACGTCGAGGGCCTGCGTACCGGTCACGTCGCCAGCCTTGAGCAAGCCTTCCACAAGGACGCGGTGATGTATGGCTTCACCAATGGTCAACTGCTGGGTGGCCCGATCAGCAACCTCTACACCTTCGTCGACACAAACGGCAGCGCCCCGGACATTGAAACGCGTCTGGACGTCCTGGCCATTACCCCGACCACTGCCGTGGTGCGCGTCGACATGGAAAAGGATGCCATCGGTGCCGATTACAACGACTACCTGACGCTGATCAAAATCGACGGCGCCTGGAAAGTCATCGCCAAGGTCTACCACCAGTTCGAAGGTTGA